AAGACATCCCGCTGGCTGGGGATACCTCCCCGGAGCTGGGTGATCCCGTAGTAATCCCAGACCACGTAGAGGGCCCCGGCTACTCCCAAGAGGGCCATGCCCCAGTCCAGGAGGGGAATGCGCTCCCGTGGTCCCCGCCTCCCCGGGTAGGCCAAAAAGGCTAGGGCCAAGGCGAAGGCCAGGTGCACCGCCCTGAGCCGCATGGGGTCCAGGGTACCCAGCTCGGTGGCCCAAAGCTGAAAGAGGCTCCAAGCCACCCCCAGGCCGAAGAGCACATACCGGCCTGCTCCCTTGGGCCTTCGCCCTCCTAGCTCGGTTTCCTCCACCAAAAGCGAGGCGTCCTTCTCCATACTTCCTCCAGGCAAAGGGGGCCCCAGGCGGGGCCCCCTGGGCTCAGCCAAGAGCCTACTTGAGGACTCCTACCTCCTTGTAGAACCGCTCCGCACCAGGGTGGAGGGGAATGGGCAGGCCCTTCACCGCCTTCTGGAGGCTGAAGAAGCGCTCCAGGTTGGGGTGGATCTTCTTGAAGGCCTCCTGGTTGCCGAACACCGCCTTCATGAACTTGTACACGGTATCGGGGGATAGCTTCTCCGAGGCGATCAGCATGGCCTGCACCGCCACCGTGGGCGTGGTGACCTCCACCCCCTTGTAGGTACCCCCGGGGATGTTGAAGCCCACGTAGAAGGGGTACTTCTTGGCAATGGCCTGGATCTTGCCCAGGTCCACCGCCACCAGGGTGATGGGGGTGGTGAGGGCCAGTTGCTGGATGGCGCTGGCCCCCAGGCCCACCGTGTAGAAGAGGGCATCCGCCCGCTTATCCTGCATGAGCTGGATGCCCTGGGTGGCGCTCACCCGGATGGCCTGGCCCAGGTCTTCAAACCGGAGGCCGTAGGCCTCGAGGATCTGCCGGGCATTTTGCTCGGTACCCGAGCCCACATCGCCCACCACCACCCGCTTGCCCTTGAGGTCCGCCACGGTGCGGATGCCTGCGTCCGCCCGGGCCACGATATGGATGACCTCAGGGTAAAGGGCCGCCAAAGCGCGGATGCCCTTCACCGGCTTCCCATCAAAGGCAGCGATGCAACATCCCTGATAGGCGTAGTAGGCGATGTCGTTTTGCGCCAAGGCCATCTCGAACTCCCCGGCGGCGATGGCGTTGATGTTGGCCACGCTGCCCCCAGTGGAACGGGCGTTGGCCCGAATGCCCACGCCCGCATCGTTCACCAGCTTGGCCATGCCCGTGGCCACGGGAAAGTAGACCCCCGTGGTGGCGCCCGAGCCGATGGTGACGAACTCCTGGGCTAGGCCCAAGCCCAGGAAGGCGATCCCTGCCAATAACGTATTCCTCAGCCACATAACCTTACACCTCCTTTATGCCGCAGGCAGTATACCCGTAGCCCCTTCCCCTCCACAAGCCCTACCTCCCCGCCACCTGGAGCCTCCGCTCCAAAAGGTTTGTGAAGAAGGTGAGCACGGTGGTCAGGAGGAGGTAAATGGCCGCCACCGCTAGGTAAACCTCCACGGGCCGGAAGGTGGCCGAGATGATGCGTTGCCCGGAGAGGGCCAGCTCGGTAAGGGCGATAACGCTGGCCAGGGAGGAATCCTTGAGAAGGGCCACCACGT
The genomic region above belongs to Thermus antranikianii DSM 12462 and contains:
- a CDS encoding TAXI family TRAP transporter solute-binding subunit yields the protein MWLRNTLLAGIAFLGLGLAQEFVTIGSGATTGVYFPVATGMAKLVNDAGVGIRANARSTGGSVANINAIAAGEFEMALAQNDIAYYAYQGCCIAAFDGKPVKGIRALAALYPEVIHIVARADAGIRTVADLKGKRVVVGDVGSGTEQNARQILEAYGLRFEDLGQAIRVSATQGIQLMQDKRADALFYTVGLGASAIQQLALTTPITLVAVDLGKIQAIAKKYPFYVGFNIPGGTYKGVEVTTPTVAVQAMLIASEKLSPDTVYKFMKAVFGNQEAFKKIHPNLERFFSLQKAVKGLPIPLHPGAERFYKEVGVLK